The Streptomyces sp. NBC_00597 DNA segment CGCTCTTCGCCGCCCGCAGCCTGCCGGAAGGCGGCTCGCTGCGGGTGACGTTCGGCCGACTGACCCGGGTGCTGACCCCGATCCTGCTCGTGCTGCCCCTGCTCGTCGCCGCCTTCGGTGCACTGGTCACCGACGCACCCGTGGCGGTGGCCACCACCGCGGTCCTCGCCGCCGCCGGCGTGTACGCCTCCGACCGCGTCCAGGCGACCGGCCGCACCGGCGTGGCGCTGCTGCTGGGCGCCGCGCCGCTGGTGGCCCTGCCCGCCCTCGTCGGCGCGGTGAACGGCACCACGGTGCTGGCCACCCGCGCGGGCGGGGGCGGCCTGGAGCTGTCCGGGGCGATCGCCGACTCCGCCTCCCTCACGCTGATGACCGCGACCGTGCTCCCGGCCCTGGTCCTGGTGGCCTTGGGCCAGCTGTGGTTCTGGCGGGTTTTCGCGGGCGCCGGAAATCGGCGACGGTGAACGGTGGTCATGGCGACTCGTATGGGCACCTATAACGTATCTTTCTTGGACCCTCCGTAAACCGACCGGTAAGGTGAGTTCATGGGTAACGTGTCACACGCGCATCCGGAATCCGTAGTCCGCGCGGCGATAGCGGCCGAACGCCGAGAACTCGCGGACGTATTCGACGACCTGCCCGCAGCGAAATGGGACGAACCTTCCCTGTGCGCCGACTGGCGGGTCCGAGAAGTCGTCGCCCACATGTCGCTGGGGTTCCGGTACTCCATTCCCCGCGTGGCCAAAGAGATCGTCAAGGCGCGCGGCAGCCTGAACCGCATGACCGACCGCTGCGCGCGCAAGGACGCGGCCGAGTTCTCCACCAGTGAGCTCACGGCCTTCCTCCGGGACAACGCCACCCATCCCTGGAAGCCGCCGGTCGGCGGCATCGTCGCGGCGCTCGGCCACGACGTCGTCCACGGCCTCGACATCACGGTCCCCATCGGCGTCGACCGCGCGGTCCCCGAGGACCGGCTCCGCATCCTGCTGGACGCCGTAGACCCCAAGTCCTTCAAGTTCTTCGGCGCCCAGCTCGACGGCGTCCAGCTGCGCGCCGACGACCTCGACTGGACCTTCGGCAGCGGATCGCCGGTCACCGGCGCCGCGCAGGACCTCCTGCTCCTCACCTTCGGGCGCAAGCTGCCCAAGGGTCGGATCCACGGGCCGGAAGCGGACCGCTTCACCCTGACCTGATCGACGCGCGACCTCCCCGAGGGCCGCCCGGCCACCAGCCGGGCGGCCCTCTTGCATGCCTGCCCCCGGCCTGCCCGGAATAGGGGGACGGCCATTAAGCCCCGCTAAATCGCCTGGGTCGTGAACAGGGGTTTTTCCGCCCGTACGCGGCGTGTAGCGTGAGGAATGCAATGAGCGCGCCGGGTGCGTGCGACTAGGGGGGTCTCGATGAGTACGGGAATAGCGGTTGGAATTCCGGATATCGCGGAGTTCCCCGGATCCGGAACCCGCGGGCGTGTGGCCGAATTGCATTCCCTGCGTGAGCGGGCGGTCGAAGGGCCGAGCGAGAAGGCAACGGAGCGGCAGCATGCCAAGGGCAAGCTGACGGCTCGTGAGCGGATTGCGCTGTTGCTCGACGAGGGGTCGTTCCGTGAGGTGGAGCAGTTGCGCCGTCACCGGGCGACGGGCTTTGGCCTGGAGGGCAAGAGGCCGTACACCGATGGTGTGATCACCGGGTGGGGGACGGTCGAGGGTCGGACGGTCTTCGTCTATGCGCATGATTTCCGGATCTTCGGCGGTGCGCTGGGTGAGGCTCATGCCACGAAGATCCACAAGATCATGGACATGGCGATTGCGGCCGGTGCTCCGTTGGTCTCCCTCAACGACGGTGCGGGCGCTCGTATCCAGGAGGGTGTGTCCGCGCTCGCCGGGTATGGCGGCATCTTCCAGCGCAACACCAAGGCGTCGGGTGTGATCCCGCAGATCTCGGTGATGTTGGGCCCGTGTGCGGGTGGTGCGGCGTACTCGCCGGCGTTGACGGACTTCGTGTTCATGGTCCGTGAGACCTCGCAGATGTTCATCACCGGGCCGGACGTCGTGCGTGCGGTGACCGGTGAGGAGATCTCTCAGAACGGGCTCGGTGGTGCGGACGTGCACGCCGAGACCTCTGGTGTCGCGCACTTCGCGTATGACGACGAGGAGACCTGCATCTCCGAGGTGCGTTACCTGATCTCGATGCTGCCTTCCAACAACCGGGAGAACCCTCCGGTCCATGAGACCTCCGACCCTGCCGATCGGCGCTCGGACGTCTTGTTGGATCTGGTTCCGGCGGACGGTAACCGCCCGTACGACATGCTCAAGGTGATCGAGGAGCTCGTCGACGAGGGTGACGTCCTGGAGATCCACGAGCGGTGGGCCCGCAACATCATCTGTGCGCTGGCCCGGCTCGATGGTCAGGTCGTCGGCATCGTTGCGAACCAGCCCGGTCATCTGGCCGGTGTCCTGGACATCGAGGCCTCGGAGAAGGCCGCGCGTTTCGTGCAGATGTGCGACGCCTTCAACATTCCGATCATCACGCTGCTGGACGTCCCCGGGTTCTTGCCGGGTGTCGACCAGGAGCACGGCGGCATCATCCGCCACGGCGCGAAGCTGCTGTACGCGTACTGCAACGCGACCGTTCCGCGGATCAGTCTGATCCTGCGGAAGGCGTATGGCGGCGCGTACATCGTCATGGACTCGCAGTCCATCGGCGCGGACATCACGTACGCGTGGCCGACCAACGAGATCGCGGTGATGGGTGCCGAGGGTGCCGCCAACGTGATCTTCCGCAAGCAGATCGCCGAGGCCGAGGACCCCGAGGCGATGCGTGCGCGGATGGTCAAGGAGTACAAGGCCGAGCTGATGCACCCGTACTACGCGGCCGAGCGCGGCCTCGTCGACGACGTCATCGACCCGGCGGAAACCCGCGAAACCCTGATCAGCGCCCTGGCGATGCTGCGCAGCAAGCACGCCGACCTGCCGTCCCGCAAGCACGGCAACCCGCCGCTGTAGAGCGCCGGTTCAACGCAACGAGAGACGAGAGGAGCGATCCGTCCGTGAGTACGACCGTTGTCGAGGGCGTCCTGCGCGTCGAGAAGGGCCACGCCGCCCCCGAGGAGCTGGCCGCGATCACCGCGGTGCTGCTCGCCTGTGCGGCGGCCCGGGCCGGCGACGCCGACCCGGGCGAGCAGCCCCACAAAGCCGGCTGGCGCAGCAGGGGTTTCCGGGCTCCGCACAGCTGGCGGGGCTGAACCGGGCCGTGGTGCGGGCTGGTTCAGCCCGCACCACGGCCCGGCGAGCCTCACACGCCGACGAGCCGCCGGTCGGCCGCCGTACGCTGGCGCGGGGTGCGGTACCCGGCCCCGGGGCCGCCGTACGGGCCGGCCGGGCGGGCGGTTTCCGCGGTGTGCGGCCGGGCGGGACGCGAGCCGAAGCCGGGGAGGGCGAGCAGCACAGGCGGCCGGGTCCAGTCCTCCTGTTGCAGGACCACGTCGACGCGGGTGCGCTCGTCGGCGCCGATGTCCACGGGGCCCACCGTTCCCACGAGCAGCGGGGAGTCCCCCCACTGATCGCCCGAGGTTCGGGCGCCGAGCGTCACCGCGTGCAGGTACCAGGTGCCCGGCGGCACGTCCGCCACCTGGAAGGGCCCGCTCCCGTCGAGCTTCGTCCAGGCCGCGGGCTGCCCCTGGAGGATCGGGCTGTCGAACAGGCCGATGTACAGGGGCGATCGCGAGCTTCCCAGCACGCGGGCCGTCCCCGCCACGGATCCGAGCGGCCCGCGCTCCACGGCGAAGGGCGTGATGTGGGGATCCTCGCCCGTGCCGCCCCGGCCGATCCGCCGGTACTGGGTGGGGGAGAGGCCGACCGAGGCCGTGAAACGCCGCGAGAAGGTGCTGGCGCTGCCGTACCCCACCCGCGCCGAGACATCGGCAACATTCGAGGAACTGTGCACCAGGAGGGATTTGGCCTCGTGCAGGCGGACGGCGCTCAGGAAGCGGCCGGGTGTCACCCCGGTGGTGCGCTGGAATACCCTGATGAAATAGAATTTGCTCATCATTACCGACCGGGCCAAATCATCGAGTACGAGCGGCTCGTGGTAATTCTCGCGAATGGTCGTGATGGCGCGGCGAGCATAATGCTCCATGAATTCCGCACTCCTTGGATCTGAATCGACGACGGTAAGGAATGGGTGGGCAGCCGCCAGTGAGCCGATAGCGTCCCGCAGAGACGTGAAACGGCATCACGAAAGCGCACCCGTATGAGGGCGGAGCGATGCTCGCCGCGGGTGCTACTCAGGGCAGAGAGGTACCGCACGAGTGTGCTGCGCACCTGCTCACAGGGCTGACGGCCCGTACGATCAGCCGGCTCGGAGGCGCTGTCGGCGCTCTTCCGAAGCAGTCGGCTGTTGAGGAAACTGGTTGATCAACCAGGAAATGTGGGGCGAATCATCTCGCCCTGTCGTACGGCTCACCGCGCCGAAGTCGGTCTTGCATGCGACTGTGTTCATCCTTGGACACGTGGCAACCCCCGTTGCAATCTGTCACGACGGGTTTGAGCCTCGCACACGAGCCGCCAGGAGGCAACTGATTAGCCCCCCCGGGCAGATGTGTAGGTTCTGTCATGTTGTTGAAATTTCATTTGCGCGCGAGAGCGTGAGAGCGCGCGGACGGGAACCCTGTGAT contains these protein-coding regions:
- a CDS encoding acyl-CoA carboxylase subunit epsilon, producing the protein MSTTVVEGVLRVEKGHAAPEELAAITAVLLACAAARAGDADPGEQPHKAGWRSRGFRAPHSWRG
- a CDS encoding helix-turn-helix domain-containing protein, producing the protein MEHYARRAITTIRENYHEPLVLDDLARSVMMSKFYFIRVFQRTTGVTPGRFLSAVRLHEAKSLLVHSSSNVADVSARVGYGSASTFSRRFTASVGLSPTQYRRIGRGGTGEDPHITPFAVERGPLGSVAGTARVLGSSRSPLYIGLFDSPILQGQPAAWTKLDGSGPFQVADVPPGTWYLHAVTLGARTSGDQWGDSPLLVGTVGPVDIGADERTRVDVVLQQEDWTRPPVLLALPGFGSRPARPHTAETARPAGPYGGPGAGYRTPRQRTAADRRLVGV
- a CDS encoding maleylpyruvate isomerase family mycothiol-dependent enzyme; translation: MGNVSHAHPESVVRAAIAAERRELADVFDDLPAAKWDEPSLCADWRVREVVAHMSLGFRYSIPRVAKEIVKARGSLNRMTDRCARKDAAEFSTSELTAFLRDNATHPWKPPVGGIVAALGHDVVHGLDITVPIGVDRAVPEDRLRILLDAVDPKSFKFFGAQLDGVQLRADDLDWTFGSGSPVTGAAQDLLLLTFGRKLPKGRIHGPEADRFTLT
- a CDS encoding acyl-CoA carboxylase subunit beta, whose amino-acid sequence is MSTGIAVGIPDIAEFPGSGTRGRVAELHSLRERAVEGPSEKATERQHAKGKLTARERIALLLDEGSFREVEQLRRHRATGFGLEGKRPYTDGVITGWGTVEGRTVFVYAHDFRIFGGALGEAHATKIHKIMDMAIAAGAPLVSLNDGAGARIQEGVSALAGYGGIFQRNTKASGVIPQISVMLGPCAGGAAYSPALTDFVFMVRETSQMFITGPDVVRAVTGEEISQNGLGGADVHAETSGVAHFAYDDEETCISEVRYLISMLPSNNRENPPVHETSDPADRRSDVLLDLVPADGNRPYDMLKVIEELVDEGDVLEIHERWARNIICALARLDGQVVGIVANQPGHLAGVLDIEASEKAARFVQMCDAFNIPIITLLDVPGFLPGVDQEHGGIIRHGAKLLYAYCNATVPRISLILRKAYGGAYIVMDSQSIGADITYAWPTNEIAVMGAEGAANVIFRKQIAEAEDPEAMRARMVKEYKAELMHPYYAAERGLVDDVIDPAETRETLISALAMLRSKHADLPSRKHGNPPL